The bacterium region ACGACGCCCATCGAGGAGGACCGCGAATGATGCCGCCAAACCTGTTCGGGCCGGGAGGGGGATGGGTGGTGCCCTCGGCGCTCGGCCTCCTCGCCTTCTCCGCGATGATCCTCCTCGCCCTGGATGACCTAGCGGCCGCCAGGGAGCGGTTGGAGAGCGCGGAGGCGGCCGAACTCGGTCTGCTTCTTCGCCCAAGCCGCGCTCCGGCGGATCGAACGCGCCCCCCAGAACACACCCCCGCCGGCGGTGCGCGCCGTTTGGGTCCCTGAGCCACCCCGCGCCCGAGGCATCGCCCCGCCCGAATCCCCGGCATCGCGTGATCCGGCTCTCTTGCGTGCGCATTCGTTGCGGTTCGGGTGCCCCTCGGAGCAGGAATCCGGTTTAGACGCGCTGTAGGGGAACACTCATGAATCCCAGCTCGCAGATCGCCGGAGCGGCACGCCCAGCTCCGCCCGCCCGTCCGCTGCGGTGGGCCAAGGTGATCGACCACACCCGCTGCGTCGGCTGTCACGCCTGCACGACCGCGTGCAAGTCTGAGAACGAGGTCCCGCTCTCCGTCACCCGGACCTACGTCAAGTCCGTCGACGTCGGAACGTTTCCCCAGACTCGACGGGCGTTCCAGGTCACGCGCTGCAACCAGTGTGCCGACGCGCCCTGTGTTGATGCCTGCCCGACCACGGCGATGTACAAACGCCCGGACGGGATCGTCGATTTCAACAAAGCGATCTGCATCGGCTGCAAGGCTTGCATCGCCGCCTGCCCCTACGATGCGATCTTCATTAACCCCAACGACCTTTCGGCGGAGAAGTGTAATCTCTGCGCGCACCGCCTCGACGTCGGGCTGGAGCCGGCCTGCGTCGTCGTCTGCCCGACCGAGGCGATCCTCGTGGGCGACCTGAACGATCCCACCTCCAGGGTCGCGCAGATCGTGGGTCGCGAGCCGGTCGCCGTCCGCCGGCCCGAAAAAGGGACCCGACCGACGTTGTTCTACAAGGGCGCACACCAGGCGACCCTGGACCCGATCGCGGCGCGCCGGCCCGAAGGCGGCCTGTTCATGTGGAGCGAACAGGGGCGGTTCCCCGACCAGGTCACCTCGGGCCACCCGCACGGGTGGGCCAACTCCTCAGCCGCGGCACTGCTGAGCTACGACGTGCCGCACCTGGCGCCGTGGACGTGGCGGGTCAGCCTGTATACGTGGACGAAAGGGATCGCCGCGGGCGCGTACCTCGTCCCGCTCCTGCTGATCCTGGGGGGATGGCTCTCCTGGACGAGCGGGCTGTGGCTGTGGGCGGCACCGATCGTGGCCGGGGCCTTCCTCGCCGCGACCGGGGGGCTGCTGATCGCCGACCTCAAGCATCCAGAGCGCTTCTACCTCATTTTCACGCGACCGCAGTGGTCGAGCTGGCTGGTGCGGGGGGCCTTCATCATTGCGGCCTACTCCGCGGTGCTCGCGCTGCACGTCTTGGCCACCCTCCTCGGTGGGGATCGCCTGCAGCGGGCCCTCGCCGTCCCCGGCCTCCCGCTCGCCGCACTGAGCGCGGTCTACACCGCCTACCTGTTTGCGCAGGCGAAGGCGCGCGACCTTTGGCAGAACCCCCTGCTGCCGCCGCACTTCCTTCTGCAGGCCGGGCTTGCCGGATCCGCGGCGATGCTGCCGTTCGCGGCCTGGTTGGAACCCGATCTGATCCGGCCCCTCGTCGCGACGTTGGGTGGGGCCAGCCTCCTGCACCTGCTGTGCGTCTGGGGGGAGGCAACCTTACCCCACGCCACGGCGCACGCCCAGCTGGCGGCGCACGAGATGACCGCCGGCCGGTACCGCGGATTCTTCCGGATGGGGAGCGCACTGGGGGCTGCGGGACTGCTCGCCTCCGCGATCGGCCTCGCCGCCGCCTCCCCCCTGCTGACCGCGGGAGCAGGGGTGGCCGCCGCGGCGGCGGCACTGACCGGCCTCCTCCTCTACGAGCACGCCTACGTCCAGGCAGGGCAGGCGGTCCCTCTGGCGTAGGTGCGGCCGGCCCCGGGATTCCTTTTGATGATTCGCAGTGGACAGGAGGCTACGCGTGGATCTCGAGAAACTCAATAAACTGGTGAGCGCGGCCCGCGCATCTGCAGAAGCCAGGGGCGAGACGTTCTACCCAGGGCCGAGCCGCATCCACCTTGCCGCGTTCCCCCCCAAGGAACGCTGGAGCGATTGGGTCGAGCTCGACTCGGCGGCGTGGCCGGCGCGGGCGGAGAAGCGCTACATGCTCGTCCCCACCACC contains the following coding sequences:
- a CDS encoding 4Fe-4S dicluster domain-containing protein — translated: MNPSSQIAGAARPAPPARPLRWAKVIDHTRCVGCHACTTACKSENEVPLSVTRTYVKSVDVGTFPQTRRAFQVTRCNQCADAPCVDACPTTAMYKRPDGIVDFNKAICIGCKACIAACPYDAIFINPNDLSAEKCNLCAHRLDVGLEPACVVVCPTEAILVGDLNDPTSRVAQIVGREPVAVRRPEKGTRPTLFYKGAHQATLDPIAARRPEGGLFMWSEQGRFPDQVTSGHPHGWANSSAAALLSYDVPHLAPWTWRVSLYTWTKGIAAGAYLVPLLLILGGWLSWTSGLWLWAAPIVAGAFLAATGGLLIADLKHPERFYLIFTRPQWSSWLVRGAFIIAAYSAVLALHVLATLLGGDRLQRALAVPGLPLAALSAVYTAYLFAQAKARDLWQNPLLPPHFLLQAGLAGSAAMLPFAAWLEPDLIRPLVATLGGASLLHLLCVWGEATLPHATAHAQLAAHEMTAGRYRGFFRMGSALGAAGLLASAIGLAAASPLLTAGAGVAAAAAALTGLLLYEHAYVQAGQAVPLA